The Tatumella ptyseos genome segment GTGAAATTGACAATAAAGTCCCTGGCATTCAACTTTAGATAACCGAGTATCCGGTCGGTTACGTAATGCCGCGATATTTTTTATGGATGAAAGGTCTTGGAGAAGACTGTTTGATGCAAATTCGCTTTGAGTCGCTCCAGTAAAAATAAAACCAAGAGCATGTTCACGAAGAAAATCCATTGCCGGTAATCGTAAGGCTTCAGCTTCCGCCAACTGCTGATAGTGCTTGACCTGTTCAACAGAGAGCGCTGAGGCAGCTACCAGCCATCGCTGCCATAAACTTAAGCTTTGTTGCACGGCTTGTTCGGAAAAATCAGCCCCTTCAAACCATAGTGTAAAAAATATCTGCTGGTTATCGTGATAATGACGTTCCACCCGCACAGAAAGATGAGTTCCTAACTGACGACTGATCACGTGGCAAAGCGAACCGGGCGCGGTATCACTCATGAGTTCAACAAATAGCGGCCAATCACTTAACCTATGTATCGCGATGACTTGTGTAATACCTAAACCTGGCTGGGTCGCCAAGCAAATCTCTCCTTGCCAGTTCTGCCAGCTGATAGTCTCACTTTCTGCAACACAGCTTACTGCCGATGAATCGGCAACGATCGATATGTCGGATAAATCAAAACATTGCGCGACTTCAGCCTGTTGCTGCTCGCAGCTGAGAGGGGAAGCGATCCAAACCTGACTGTGTTCGAGGGAATAACCGCCAGAGTGAAATTGCGCTAACGCAGCACCGAGTGAGGTGATATCGCTACCGAATGACTTCAGATTGCCAATATGAAACTGCGTAAAGGCTGGGGGATATTCAACAAGGCTATGGATCGCCGCACTTGCTAATGCTTGAGGGGAGTGGGAATAGAGTCGATATTCTTCGTCGATAACCGCGGTTTCACGTAAGAGGTCCACCGCCTCAAACCGCGGGACGGTCAGCATATCACTAAGACGCTGCAACCCTTGCTGCAGATCCGTTGGCTCGACCTCAAAATAGTATGCGGTATAATTTTGTTGAGTCGTTGCATTAAGTCGCCCACCTTGCTGGTGAACCCAAGGCATAAGGCGCTGTTGCCCGCAGAACTCTTGTCCGCCCGCAAATACCATATGCTCGGTGAGATGAGCTAAACCGGGCCACTCCTTTGGCTCCTGATGGCTACCGACTGGGAAAATCCATACCACCGCAGCACGCTGCAAATGAGGGATTTGCTCTATATTGACCTCAAGTCCTGACGACAATTGGTAGCGACGAGCTTCAACAATTCCCACCATGCCTAGACCGATGTTTTGAAAATTAACTCGGAATTACGCTGATGCCTAAACTGTAGCTGTTCGATGGTCATCTGGCAGTGATTAGCCTCTTCCCTCGCTTCGAGAATTTTTCCATGATGAGCAGACTTACTGCATACTGGATCAGCATTATCGGCATTACCCGTTAACATGAAGGCTTGGCAACGACATCCACCAAAGTCTTTTTCTTTTTCATCGCAAGAGCGGCAAGGTTCTGGCATCCAGTCATAACCGCGGTAACGATTGAAGCCAAATGAGTTGTACCAAATATCGTCAAGACGATGCTCTAATACTGATGGGAATTCAATGGGGAGCTGGCGTGCACTGTGGCATGGTAACGCTTTACCATCCGGCGTGACATTCATAAAGATAGCCCCCCAGCCACCCATACAGCCTTTAGGTCGCTCTTCATAATAATCTGGG includes the following:
- a CDS encoding insulinase family protein — protein: MVGIVEARRYQLSSGLEVNIEQIPHLQRAAVVWIFPVGSHQEPKEWPGLAHLTEHMVFAGGQEFCGQQRLMPWVHQQGGRLNATTQQNYTAYYFEVEPTDLQQGLQRLSDMLTVPRFEAVDLLRETAVIDEEYRLYSHSPQALASAAIHSLVEYPPAFTQFHIGNLKSFGSDITSLGAALAQFHSGGYSLEHSQVWIASPLSCEQQQAEVAQCFDLSDISIVADSSAVSCVAESETISWQNWQGEICLATQPGLGITQVIAIHRLSDWPLFVELMSDTAPGSLCHVISRQLGTHLSVRVERHYHDNQQIFFTLWFEGADFSEQAVQQSLSLWQRWLVAASALSVEQVKHYQQLAEAEALRLPAMDFLREHALGFIFTGATQSEFASNSLLQDLSSIKNIAALRNRPDTRLSKVECQGLYCQFHVTSLKRITPTCDHYPFTFYPNSERREALLAAKDSGQHVPLHYLRAADGGNSLLLRPAPGSAITDRVRAALTQALSPVFSLVKHAGGKIFWQQANGNDVLFIRFDHFADLKNCLVNVINHWPNELPNSSIDGYGALSLRQLLQNMPSILAETFDQWMVSYSGSTQCDAEALQSILSHLPLCWRSFQQDRLFVQNNRVVRAAESDSKTLVAFIPYPRTSRRALMIYQRLAGYYESVFYHQLREKDAVGYAVACRPRVFRERWGLQIILQSSHLSTEQLYQRVELFFEELTLSNEMIMSGSAIKNESCGDEEVDDALQKCLPIEANETEDDGEDFSPERAHHLIIQQVKDKQGGWIFVE